From a region of the Sinorhizobium sp. B11 genome:
- a CDS encoding phosphatase PAP2 family protein produces MYELDATITGWINGLSGSSALDQIMIIVSAYGVPMLVVAVAAQWWIGSERLKTRHALVAAGLTFLIGLGINQIILLFDDRIRPYDAGITRLLIERSGDPSFPSDHATATFAIAAAFLLHNLPKRALLFFLAAILVSFSRLYIGIHYFSDVLGGALTGILAALIVKTFYKPETRVDRFITGIL; encoded by the coding sequence ATGTATGAACTCGACGCGACAATCACCGGATGGATCAACGGACTGTCCGGGAGTAGCGCCCTGGATCAAATCATGATCATTGTCTCCGCCTATGGTGTACCAATGCTCGTCGTTGCCGTCGCCGCTCAGTGGTGGATCGGCTCGGAACGGTTGAAGACCCGACATGCCTTAGTCGCCGCCGGCCTGACCTTCTTGATCGGCCTTGGCATCAACCAGATCATATTGCTCTTCGACGACCGCATCCGGCCGTATGATGCGGGAATTACGCGACTTCTGATCGAGCGCAGCGGCGACCCGTCATTTCCTTCCGATCATGCGACGGCGACGTTTGCGATTGCCGCGGCCTTCCTTCTGCACAATCTGCCAAAGCGCGCGCTTCTCTTCTTTCTGGCGGCAATTCTTGTGTCCTTCTCGCGCCTCTACATTGGGATCCACTACTTCAGCGATGTGCTGGGTGGAGCCTTGACGGGCATCCTCGCGGCCCTCATCGTCAAAACCTTCTACAAGCCGGAAACGCGCGTGGACCGCTTTATCACTG
- a CDS encoding HNH endonuclease, whose protein sequence is MPRKRNQDVTSWYEAPAPDICPLCGRVVPAEQRDEHHLVPKSRGGRETQVLHRICHRQIHAQFSEAELERSYATVEALLAHPAIQTFVAWVKNKPPGFYDGTRRSNRRRE, encoded by the coding sequence ATGCCGCGAAAGAGAAACCAAGACGTCACCTCCTGGTATGAGGCGCCAGCGCCGGATATCTGCCCGCTCTGCGGCCGGGTCGTTCCGGCCGAGCAGCGCGACGAACACCATCTCGTGCCCAAGAGCCGCGGCGGACGGGAAACGCAGGTCCTGCACCGCATCTGCCATCGCCAGATCCACGCACAGTTTTCCGAAGCGGAACTGGAGCGTTCCTATGCAACCGTCGAGGCCCTGCTCGCCCATCCCGCCATCCAGACCTTCGTCGCCTGGGTGAAGAACAAGCCGCCCGGCTTTTACGACGGCACACGGCGGAGCAACCGGCGACGGGAGTAA
- a CDS encoding TIGR02594 family protein: MHKVIDSPWELGQYANELKAEGVETIIRYYNHTNSNKLPQKRIEKAEYDNILDAGLSLAIVFQQRGGAGGNIGDLDAESGARDAARALDLAESYGQPRNSAIYFSVDHDYYKAPDLASIRAYFQAVSQALLGRHRVGVYGSGAVGAAVRQAGFADFVWLAAATGWSGTKDMLKTDQWALYQVHPPLAYKGVGYDGNIVGGKWKDFGQFRASAVSEAPMLGASPLLAAAVEIHSELAEVSATGGLNLRRGPGESFAVEKVLALGTPLTILERNGDWAKVDLNGDGAADGYTHATFLKVLSGGFPLASTVGATPYDKAREELAEGVAEVPGSANNPRIVMYHKTTNHWSGTDDSVAWCSSFVNYCVEQAGMIGTDRQDARSWKDWGEDASDDPREGDIAVFARGPAGGTNGHVGFFVEDLGAKLKILGGNQGNRVCYQNYPKNGDLGSEHYKLLGIRRG, from the coding sequence ATGCACAAGGTCATCGATAGCCCATGGGAATTGGGCCAATACGCCAACGAACTGAAAGCCGAAGGCGTCGAAACCATCATTCGCTACTATAACCATACCAATTCGAACAAGCTGCCGCAGAAGCGGATCGAAAAGGCCGAATACGACAACATTCTCGATGCGGGCCTGTCGCTGGCCATCGTCTTTCAGCAGCGCGGCGGTGCGGGCGGCAATATTGGCGATCTCGATGCCGAGTCCGGTGCGAGGGACGCAGCCCGTGCCCTCGATCTTGCCGAGAGCTACGGGCAGCCGCGGAATTCGGCGATCTATTTCTCAGTCGATCACGATTATTACAAGGCGCCGGACCTGGCGTCGATCAGGGCCTATTTCCAGGCTGTGTCGCAGGCGCTGCTCGGCCGTCATCGTGTCGGGGTCTATGGTTCGGGTGCAGTCGGTGCCGCCGTTCGCCAGGCGGGCTTTGCGGACTTCGTCTGGCTGGCAGCGGCAACCGGCTGGTCGGGCACGAAGGACATGTTGAAGACCGACCAATGGGCGCTCTACCAGGTGCATCCGCCGCTGGCCTACAAGGGGGTCGGTTACGACGGCAATATCGTCGGCGGAAAATGGAAGGATTTCGGGCAGTTCCGCGCCAGCGCGGTTTCCGAGGCCCCGATGCTCGGCGCTTCGCCGCTGCTTGCGGCTGCGGTCGAGATCCATTCCGAACTGGCCGAAGTCAGCGCCACCGGCGGGCTCAACCTGCGCCGTGGGCCGGGCGAGAGTTTCGCAGTGGAAAAGGTGCTTGCGCTCGGCACGCCGCTGACCATCCTGGAGCGCAACGGCGACTGGGCCAAGGTCGATCTGAACGGCGACGGCGCTGCCGACGGCTACACGCACGCAACCTTCCTCAAGGTGCTGTCGGGCGGGTTCCCGCTTGCATCGACGGTCGGTGCCACGCCCTATGATAAAGCCAGGGAAGAACTGGCGGAGGGTGTCGCCGAAGTTCCCGGCAGCGCCAACAACCCGCGCATCGTCATGTATCACAAGACCACCAATCACTGGTCCGGAACCGACGACAGCGTCGCCTGGTGTTCCTCCTTCGTGAACTACTGCGTCGAACAGGCCGGCATGATCGGCACCGACCGGCAGGATGCGAGAAGCTGGAAGGACTGGGGAGAGGATGCGAGCGACGACCCCAGGGAAGGCGACATCGCCGTCTTCGCCCGCGGTCCGGCAGGCGGAACGAACGGCCATGTGGGGTTCTTCGTCGAGGACCTCGGCGCAAAGCTGAAGATCCTCGGCGGCAATCAGGGGAACAGGGTCTGCTACCAGAACTATCCCAAGAACGGCGATCTCGGCAGCGAGCACTACAAGCTGCTCGGCATCCGCAGAGGCTAG